The nucleotide sequence atcatttatattcatttttatgcacacatcctcacatatatgcatttttaaaacatgctttggttgacaaactgcatcgcaaagttTTAGACAGTGCGAATTTTgagagatggctgtgttttggttctcatattttttcagaaagtgcaaatttgatgaatttggcttgacatgtgaactgaattgaaattctcacccatccctaggagtGACTGGCTGAGAATGGAGAGATGTGTTGACAGTGGGAGTGGTGCTTAACCCTTTCTTGACTGCCATTCCTACACCCCCTCTCACCAAAATGTCCTTACAacacatttataaaacatttatttaaaccCTATTATAACTTGGAGCAAGAAAATGGGCTTTGGGGGTGGGTGGTTTAGGGATTTTCCTTTGCTTATTTGTTCTTAGATGCCCACTGTTGAGTCCAGAGGCCTAGAACTCTTAGAAAAAAATCTTGGACTAAGGCTATGGTTGTGGAATGTAGAGGTTTATTTCTCGGTACCTTTCTTGCTCACAGTTACATACAGACTGCTGTTCTTCCTTCCAGAATTATCTGTAAGTCTTGGGGTGCGTGGGTGGGTGGGCCAGCCTATGCCTGGCCCATAGCATTCTGGAATTCTGGTCTAGATGAAGGAATGGCTATGCCCCCCTCCCAAAGCATCAGTCTAGGAAAAGACTGGTGGGCTACAGTTAAAACATACTTGTgtataacatgtagtttggccctggaTGTTGAAAGCTTCTGGGAGCCATTCTTTTCACTAGCTTAGCAGCGAACAGGGAAGAAAAGGCTTGTGGCCTGGATAAGCATGTTGATACCAACAAGCATGGCTCTGCCATCTTTCATCTTCTTCATAATTGCTCATCACTACACATAATTGCAGTGATCATTTATATAGCTTCAGAGTGTTGGCAACCTTTTCTTTGCCTCTTAAGATTTGAACTCAAACATCTGTAGGctgcagatttcccatccctgctctaaccaCACTGGTGCTTGAACAGCTACCTCCTATAAAGGCATTTCTCAACAATGCCATTTGGGCCACAGGTTTCAATGGTCCACTGCAACAATATCATCTCAGCAAAGCTATATGGACGTATTAGGTTAACCTTCTTGCAAGCCTTGATCTTCACTTCAAGACCACGGCCCCTACCTTAAATGTTCATGTACACCACAAGTTGACAAGACCCAGAAATtgagcactctgcacatgctccacAGCACTGCTACCACACCCATCAAGTAGCCTATACATTGAGGGAACATCCTATGATCCTACACATGCTTACCTGAAAATACTGCTCACTCAATGAAAACATACTTCTAGGATTGTTTAGGCCTGCAGCCTTTAATATTTCAGTTCCAAGCACACAGAAACTGAATcagagttaaattaaaacagtttgAGCCGTTAACATCAGCCATGATCATGaggcatgctggctgagactgatggacaATGGGAGTcgcataacatctggagggccccaggttgcccatccctggttAAAGTGTCTGGCTAGGAATAGGGAGGCCCAGTTTTAAATCCTTGTTCAGCCATGCAGATCACAGGGTAACcttgggctactcactatctcttcAACTTATCCAACAACTCAGTGTGGTGCGttttgctgccttgagctccttggagaaaagacaaCCTATTAATAAATGTTTATGTTGATTGCAAGCACCCTTGTGCAAGCTGGTGCCTTGCAGTTGTTTTCAACTCCAACTCTAataagctccagccagcatggccaatgttggGGATGATGCGGGTTGTTGTCAAACAAGATCTAGAGAGCACCAGGATGgacaagtctggtttaaagatcagAAGCCGAGATGACAGATGTTGGAAAGAGGGACTATAGGCATCACTAAAACATGAGCTTGAGCAATTCCCCTGAAATAAACTAACATCTGCTCTTGTTTCAGCTTCATCTACAGAGAGTCTCCAAAGGCCTGGGCCAGCTTGAAGCCTACATTGATGCAGAGGAAGGGGTGGCTTTCCAGATGGACAACAACTTGATCTTAGCTTCTCTGGCTGGCCAGTTCACATGGGCTATTCAGGGTGTAGTTGAAAAAATGGAGTCTAGCAAATTCTGGGTCACACGTCTACCCTCTGGAAAAGTTATGCTGAAAAACTGGATAGGGATGTATCTTGCTGTAATGGATGCTGGAGAAGACCCCAAAACCTTTCCCATCCAACCTGTCCAATACTCGGAAGATGCGTCCTTGAAGTTTGATGTCTTTTACAAGGACAATAGGATAGCTTTCCGGGCCTACAATGGTCTCTTCTTGGCCAGGGTACGTAGAGGGTTCCACACGGTGGAAGCAACCAAGTTGGTTGCTGATGATTCCTGTTATTTCCGCCCCCTGATTGGAGACCTCTTTCCCTCTAACTTTGAAATACTAAGAGTGATCACAGGTGACCTCTCACATGTGAAATATCGCCGACATATCTTGGATAAGCAGGTCTATATAAACCGGGGTGAGGTACCAGAGGAACACACTTTCCATATGACTTGGGAGACTAGTGTTACTGACACTGTTTTCTGGAACCGTCTGTGGGGGCTTGGTTTGGTATCTTCCTGTGCGTTCACAGTTGAAGAGGCAACACCCCTATTGTTGTACACCAAGAACAATGACCGGACAGTCCTTGTCCAGAGGTATATTTATCGAAAGCTGACACGAGAGGTGCTGGTGCCCCCCCATACTAAAGTCTTAGCCCAGCTTGTTGTTGACAGAAACAGGTGTGTTACTGTGTTGTTCACAGCCGCCATTCGAAAGGTGAAATCAAATGGGGATGTGGTGGTGATGCACGAACGTGGGGTGTGGAAAGGGTGTGTCTATCATGATGTCCGTCTGGAGATCAAAAAGCACAGGCTTACTGAACACAGACTTGGTCAGAAATGCCAACTCATGTGACGTTAGGAGGACTGGTGGCCTTCTAAAGGGCTGATGTGCACTGGATGACACATGgcccactcctgaagaaatgcaGCTGTGACTGCTTGGATTCTGGACCATCCTGGTCTGGTCCCTTGTAGGATGCTGCTCTTTTGAAGACTGGTTTGTTCCTGATCAAGGCAGGCAAGGGCTGCTTCCTGGGTGTTTCTTGGTAGCTCTTTTGTACCTCCTAGGTGCCCCAAAATGATGGCTACCTTTTTATAGCAAAGAGGAGGAGAGCTCCACACCTTTTTAGCACAAGGcaactgaaataaaaaaaaaaaggcaactgAAATAAAAGTGTGAATTCTGTGTGTGCGTACGAGGAAAAAAAAGGTGTTTTGCCTCGTTTGTGTGTGGGGATCATGTGAAGAGCAAGGTGCCATTTCAGGATTAGTAAGAAGGGAAAGGAAAAGAGATTCACAATCTCACAGGTATTATTTCACAATGAAATCTCAGCAGAGGTGGAGAAAATATTGTTCTTCAGCCTTTTCTGCTAGCTCTGACTAGAAACTGAAGAACGGGGAAGTGCTGTGTGTACCTTCAGGTTGTTTtgggttaccagagatgagatgcagacaagaggtttgcttacaaagagttaaaatttattgtgtaacttacaagcatacagccaagtatccccaataaaagtggatcagccacCCAGTTCTGCGGTAGCTggtgtcagactgaacaccccaTTGGCCACAAGAGACACTTTTATAGCATAAAAGTTGGCATACAACCATTAGGATTACATAAATGATTAatgagtatacagacatcaaaataATATGTCATGGCACCTGTTGCCTATAATTGGCTATTCTGACCTTATCACAGGACACCTTcaaaagcagactaattgctagaaaactatattatCTTAACTGAAATACCCTGGCATCCTtccttggcaaactatatgcctacCATATCATTATCTCTATCTCTGCTAACAAGCAACTGCTGCCCTATCTGGTCATTGACCATCCCTTGACTCATCCACCTGTATGCACAACAACTGATAATCTTAGCCTTGACCAGATGCCTAACGATGCTCCTTTCATGTCTTGAGGTAACGAGGTACCttcccagcatcatactgggcaagccatcatatcctcattaGAACACCTAGATAAGATCCCAGGTGGTCATGAGGTGATCTGGCATACCCAAGGATGCTGGGGCTCTAAAGGGGAATACAATCCTTTAGGCTAACTAACAAATACATACTGAATATATCTTGCTATGGGCCTCTACTTGCTTGCTGGGATAATATACTGGTACAGGGTATACATGCTGGAAGGTAACTCAGTTGCTGAATAGCATAGCTGCTTAAAGCAGGGGAAAAGGCTGGAACCTATATGGAGTAATGGAACACGGACTGTAGCTGGGCAAGATTGTCCCAACAGACAGCCACACATTAGATATGTAAAGTCCAATGCTTATAGgcctgaatatcctggttgtATCCTGGAAAATTTTGGTTGGTTGATTTTTAGGTCAGGCtcttttcatgattccaaacctgtCCCCCTCTCCCAATTCAAAATTGGGGACAGGCAGGCTAgagaaagacttttttattttgattattccttacttttcagtattacatttatatccattctacctttcctccaaagaactcaaaTTGGCATGCATGGGCCTccttttccccatgttatccgcacagcaagcctgtgaggtaggttacgctgagagacagtgattggcccaaggtcacacagtgagtttcatggctgattttagcctggtctcccaggtcctagtccatttAATATCCCTCCatcttattccacattctggaaaaaaagACGTAGAAGTGAATAAGCTGTGGCAGAGGAATAATATTTTCCTATAGGTCTAGAAATTTATGGTGTTCGTTATTAACAGTCCTGCGTGGCACCTTTAAGATTAACCAATTCAGGCTGTagtcctgtacatacttatcagGGAGCAGTTCCCATggaattccatggggcttacttctgagtaatgtttAGTTACTGCGGCATGAACCCACATTAgaaactgtgacagcagggaccccttttgAACCAAGGTAAGACGCTTAGGTATTAAGTATTAATAAAACTGAAATGTTTAAGTGTCCACCATTTCTTTGCAAAAGAGGAGGATAGGAATAGAACCAGACCAGGTGGAGACCACACAACGtgtctcccagcagagaagcaactgtgacagcagggacctccTGTGAACCAAAGTATGACACTTTTGAGTTTAGTTGGGTGCTGTTTCTAAAATTGCAATGTTTAAGTGCCTGCAGTATCTTTGTAATGGAGGAggttggggagaaaaccagaacaacttggccgTGCCCGTGACCTCTCACTGGCTATGCCCCCATGACATTCTAGCATCCCCACCAGGTCCAGTGGGTGCCAGTCCCTACTGCCCAGGGCTACCACTGGCAACATTTACAACCTTCACACCAAGCTGGCAAGTCTCCATGTGGTCTGTATGGCCATCTCCAGCTATGCAtggggataaattcaattcagtttgtgtttaaaggcaacttatcaaattcacacttttctaaacaatatgcaaatagaatccagttccccacatttctgcagcaatttatgaatTTTTCTAAAccgcatgaaaattctccaacattttcatgtgcatttctcctaatacatatttttgtaggcagttttgactaatgtgcccatttttgcaagccatttctcaccgtATCATgaatgtttgcatgttattttcattgatattcatttttgtgcacgctttccccttatatacatttttgtaaacattgtttgactgGCGAACtatgttgcaaaattcaaaggtgctaattttgaaggatgaccgtgtttcagttcttatgttgttttggaaagtgcaaattgggtagattcggcttgaaatgcaaactgaattgaattccttgcccatccctagtttattCCCAAGGAACTGGTCCTTTCTCCAGGATTATTTTCTTCTTCCCCAAAGTGATGGACTCTTTCCATGGGACTCTTACTCTCCATGACAGAACAGCTAATGTCCTGGGAGTGCAGTGCCACCATCATGCACCTTGGGGCCTTTATTTGCAAATCTGTGCCCCTCTCAGCTTCTCCAAGTCAGGCGGAAGGAACTGAGCTCCACTGCGTGCTATAGGTTCTgtcctccagccctgcctgctctTAGCAG is from Rhineura floridana isolate rRhiFlo1 chromosome 3, rRhiFlo1.hap2, whole genome shotgun sequence and encodes:
- the LOC133382033 gene encoding uncharacterized protein LOC133382033; amino-acid sequence: MLHLQRVSKGLGQLEAYIDAEEGVAFQMDNNLILASLAGQFTWAIQGVVEKMESSKFWVTRLPSGKVMLKNWIGMYLAVMDAGEDPKTFPIQPVQYSEDASLKFDVFYKDNRIAFRAYNGLFLARVRRGFHTVEATKLVADDSCYFRPLIGDLFPSNFEILRVITGDLSHVKYRRHILDKQVYINRGEVPEEHTFHMTWETSVTDTVFWNRLWGLGLVSSCAFTVEEATPLLLYTKNNDRTVLVQRYIYRKLTREVLVPPHTKVLAQLVVDRNRCVTVLFTAAIRKVKSNGDVVVMHERGVWKGCVYHDVRLEIKKHRLTEHRLGQKCQLM